The DNA region CCCATATGGAGTCTGCATATGGACAGACGAAGATGCACTCCTCCCCTCCTCCACATATGGGGTAGTAAATCTTGAGAGGGGCGTTTTTCTCCATCTCCTTGTAGTAAGCAGTCCAGTGAAGGGCCTCACTCATTCTCTCTCCTCCGGCACCTCTCCGAGGAGGATTAGCCTCACCCTCTTGGTGAAATCGGCAAATTCTCTAGCAAGGGCCTTTTTCTGCTCCTCGCTCAGCTCGTTGATCGAGTTGAATGCCTCCCTAAGAACTTCCGCCAGCTCCCTGCCTCCTAACCTCGCGAACTCCCTGAACTTCTCAGCCATCCCAAGGACTTCCTTAACTTCGTACTCGTGCTTCTCCAGGTAGTTCTTCCCCTTCTCTGTTATGCGATAGAGCTTCTTGTCTCTCCTTCCTTCACCTGCAACCTCGATCAGGCCAGCTCTCCTCAGAGAGGCGAGGATTGGATAGATTGTGCCGGGACTGGGGTGGGGAATGCCATACCTCTTTTCCAGTTCAGCCATTATCCCGTATCCGTGAAGTGGTCCTTCCTCGAGGAGCTTTAAAACCAGGAGTTTGAGGTGCCCCCTGAACTTTGGCTTTTCCATTTTCTTCACCGATATATCGATTGATATGTCGAGTTTATAAGATTTTCCTCGGAACGCTTATTACTCTTCGCCCGGACTCGCTGTTGGGTGGTGTCCATGCGCCTCGTCCTCAAACCCCTCTTCGACGCCGAACTTCCGGCTGGCTTCGAGGAAATAATCCGTTCTAAATTAATGGGCAGGGAAGTAAAGACCGGCGAGACCGTCGAAATTGACCTCCTTGGAAAGCCCCTGACCTTCAAGGTCGTTCTCTCCGACCCAAGCCCGATGAAGGTCTCAAAAAACACCAGAATAGAGATAACCCGGAGCGAGGCCAGGGAGATAACCCTTGAACTCGGTGGGGATGTTAGGGAAGTGCTCCCCTTCTCAAAGGGTCTCGTCATCGTTCTCAAAAACGAGGTTCGAATATACAACTGGAGTGGGCAAAAGCTTTATAGCAGGGAGTTCGAGGAACTGAAAGAAGTTAGGGTGGCAGAAGGAAGGGTGGTGATAGTTCATGGGGACAAGGTCACGGTCATTGAGCCTTGAGGGCTTCACCTTCAGGGAGAGCTGGGAGGAGAAGAAAAAGAGGGCCGAGAAGATAGTCGAAATCCTGATGGAGACCCACCCGAGGGAGAAGCTCCTCATCGGCGACCCCTACCGAACGCTCGTCCACTGCATAATCTCCCAGAGGATGCGCGACGAGGTTACCTACCGCGTCTGGGAGGAGCTGTTTAAAAGATATAAGAACATCGAGACGATAGCGAGCACGCCCGTCGAGGAGATGCAGGAGTTCCTGAGGAAGCAGGGCGTCGGCCTCTGGAAGACGAAGGGAGAGTGGATAGTCAGGGCTTCCCAGATAATCCTCGAGAAGTACGGCGGAAGGGTGCCGGATGACATCCACGAACTTATGAAGCTCCCCGGAATCGGGAGGAAGTGTGCCAACATCGTTCTGGCCTACGGCTTTGGAAGACAGGCAATACCGGTTGATACACACGTGAACAGGATAAGCAAAAGGTTAGGCCTGGCCCCGCCGAGAGTTGCACCGGAGAAGGTTGAGGAGTATTTAACTGCCATAATCCCGAAGGACAAGTGGATATACGTCAACCACGCGATGGTCGACCACGGGAGGAGCATCTGCAAACCGATAAACCCAAAATGCGATGAGTGCCCGCTCAGGGAGCTCTGTCCCTACGCCAAGGGGCTTGTGAAGGACGAGGACATCAAAGGAAAGAAGACTCAAGGATAGGCGCAGGAGTCAAGGTCAGTTATGAGATAGCTCATTGGAACAGTGACCTCCAACGTCTCATCCTGAGAAGTGAAAAAGCCAGTCCTACTCAGGTATTCCACCCTAATTATGAGCCTCGTCTGCCCCTCAACCTCCTTTTCCCTCCCGTGTTTCTCCACCTCTAGATCAACGTAAGGCTCCGCCTCCAAGGGGAGACCCCAGCTGGGCTTGAGTGCCCTAATCACCATCGCCTGCCTCGGTGTATATCCTGGAAGGCTGGCGGGCATCATCTCAAAAGTTCCGTCCCGGGTTTTGACGTAGAGCATGCCTCCGGTCATGGGAAAGACGCTGTTCACAGTAACGTCCGTATTGTTCTCTAAGATGATGAGAACCTTCCTTATCGCTATTGAATCACCATGAGGAACGATGAGAAGGGTGAGCCTTCCCCTAATCTGGAACTGGTCGCACCCAACGTTCCTTATGGCCACTGCGTGGTACTCAAGGTCAACGGCTACATGGGAGTCGAGCCTTTTGTGGCAGTATGCCACCGGCGTGTAGTTCCCAAGGATGGAGGAAAGGTTCTGGGCGCTGACGTTGAAGACCTCTATTCCGAGGTCGATACCTTTGTATGGCCCCGGTGAAGGTAGTGTCCTCTCGTGGAGCAAGAAGAGGGCACATCCGGAGAGAAAAATGAGCGTGATGATAATTAAGATGGCCTTTTCTCTTTTCACTAACATGAAAATTGAACAACTTAAAAGGATAAAAATGTTTCGGGTTGGAAATTGTCAGTCTTCCTCCTCAACCGCTTCCCCGGCGAGTTCCTTCAGCTTATCCATGTCTGAACTGACAGCTATGAGGACGTCCCCTTCTTCGATCGTATCGTCCTTTCCAGGGTTATAGATGTAGCGGTCTCCCCTCTTTATCGCCAGGATTCTGGTCCCTATCTTGCTCGGTAGCTTGAGCTGGGCGAGGGTCCTGCCGATGAGGACTGAACCGGGCCTAACCGTCACCCTTCCAAGCTCCTCCTCTGTGTCCTCCATTATCTTCCTGATTACCGGGTGGGGCTCGATGTCCCTGAGGATTATGTCCGCTATGGCATATGCCGCATCGCTAATGCGCTCGTTTATGTCCGCCAGGTCGATTATGCTGAGGAGACTTTCAGGGTCTTCCTCGTGCTTCGCTGCGCGGAGGGCGAGCTTCTTTACGTGAACCGTAAGGTCGTCCATCTTCTCCTCAAGGAGGTAGACCTCCTCCGCTATGTCCTCGCTGTTGTAGAGAACCGACGAGAAGGCCAAGTCTATCATGAGGGAGGAGAGGTCCTTCATCTCCACGAGACAGCCCCTTATCTCCTCAAACTCACTCATTGGACACCACCTTTATGT from Thermococcus stetteri includes:
- a CDS encoding endonuclease III domain-containing protein — encoded protein: MGTRSRSLSLEGFTFRESWEEKKKRAEKIVEILMETHPREKLLIGDPYRTLVHCIISQRMRDEVTYRVWEELFKRYKNIETIASTPVEEMQEFLRKQGVGLWKTKGEWIVRASQIILEKYGGRVPDDIHELMKLPGIGRKCANIVLAYGFGRQAIPVDTHVNRISKRLGLAPPRVAPEKVEEYLTAIIPKDKWIYVNHAMVDHGRSICKPINPKCDECPLRELCPYAKGLVKDEDIKGKKTQG
- a CDS encoding potassium channel family protein — encoded protein: MSEFEEIRGCLVEMKDLSSLMIDLAFSSVLYNSEDIAEEVYLLEEKMDDLTVHVKKLALRAAKHEEDPESLLSIIDLADINERISDAAYAIADIILRDIEPHPVIRKIMEDTEEELGRVTVRPGSVLIGRTLAQLKLPSKIGTRILAIKRGDRYIYNPGKDDTIEEGDVLIAVSSDMDKLKELAGEAVEEED
- a CDS encoding PadR family transcriptional regulator; the protein is MEKPKFRGHLKLLVLKLLEEGPLHGYGIMAELEKRYGIPHPSPGTIYPILASLRRAGLIEVAGEGRRDKKLYRITEKGKNYLEKHEYEVKEVLGMAEKFREFARLGGRELAEVLREAFNSINELSEEQKKALAREFADFTKRVRLILLGEVPEERE
- a CDS encoding DUF6849 domain-containing protein; this translates as MRLVLKPLFDAELPAGFEEIIRSKLMGREVKTGETVEIDLLGKPLTFKVVLSDPSPMKVSKNTRIEITRSEAREITLELGGDVREVLPFSKGLVIVLKNEVRIYNWSGQKLYSREFEELKEVRVAEGRVVIVHGDKVTVIEP